Proteins encoded within one genomic window of Lynx canadensis isolate LIC74 chromosome B4, mLynCan4.pri.v2, whole genome shotgun sequence:
- the GGA1 gene encoding ADP-ribosylation factor-binding protein GGA1 isoform X2 yields MKSCGKRFHDEVGKFRFLNELIKVVSPKYLGSRTSEKVKNKILELLYSWTVGLPEEVKIAEAYQMLKKQGIVKSDPKLPDDAAFPLPPPRPKNVIFEDEEKSKMLARLLKSSHPEDLRAANKLIKEMVQEDQKRMEKISKRVSAIEEVNNNVKLLTEMVMSHSQGGASARSSEDLMKELYQRCERMRPTLFRLASDTEDNDEALAEILQANDNLTQVINLYKQLVRGEEVNGDAAVGSIPGSTSALLDLSGLDLPPAGTTYPVMPTRPGDPASPEQPSTSVSLLDDELMSLGLSDPTPPSGPGSDGAGWNSFQSSDGAEPPAPPRVPSADSQPPAPTSLPASSGLDDLDLLGKTLLQQSLPPESQQVRWEKQQPAPRLTLRDLQNKSNCSSTSSSAAGLLHAASPEPPGPPQQPTTTELSLANITVPLESIKPSSILPVTVYDQHGFRVLFHFARDPLPGRSDVLVVVVSMLSTAPQPIRNIVFQSAVPKVMRVKLQPPSGTELPAFNPIVHPSAITQVLLLANPQKEKVRLRYKLLFTMGDQTYNEMGDVDQFPPPETWGSL; encoded by the exons TACCTGGGCTCTCGGACATCAGAGAAGGTGAAGAACAAGATCTTGGAGCTCCTTTACAGCTGGACAGTCGGCCTGCCCGAGGAGGTGAAGATTGCAGAGGCCTACCAGATGCTGAAGAAGCAGG GGATCGTGAAGTCAGACCCCAAGCTTCCAGATGATGctgcctttccccttcctcctccacgACCCAAGAATGTGATCTTTGAAGATGAGGAGAAGTCTAAG ATGCTGGCCCGCTTGCTGAAGAGCTCCCACCCCGAGGACCTCCGAGCAGCCAACAAACTCATCAAGGAGATGGTTCAGGAG GACCAGAAGCGGATGGAGAAGATCTCAAAGCGGGTGAGTGCCATCGAGGAGGTGAACAACAACGTGAAGCTACTGACGGAGATGGTGATGAGCCACAGCCAGGGCGGCGCCTCTGCCCGCAGCAGTGAGGACCTCATGAAG GAGCTGTACCAGCGCTGTGAGCGGATGCGGCCCACGCTCTTCCGACTGGCGAGTGACACAGAAGACAATGATGAGGCCCTAG cTGAGATCCTGCAGGCCAACGACAACCTTACCCAGGTCATCAACCTGTACAAGCAGCTGGTGAGGGGCGAGGAGGTCAACGGTGACGCCGCAGTGGGCTCCATTCCGG gGAGCACCTCGGCCCTGCTGGACCTCTCAGGCCTGGATCTCCCTCCCGCGGGCACCACCTACCCAGTCATGCCCACCCGCCCCGGTGACCCGGCCAGCCCCGAGCAGCCTAGCACCTCCGTTTCCCTGCTCGACGATGAGCTCATGTCTCTgg GCCTAAGCGATCCCACACCCCCTTCGGGCCCAGGCTCGGATGGTGCTGGATGGAATAGCTTCCAG TCGTCTGATGGCGCAgaaccccccgccccgcctcggGTCCCCAGCGCGGACAGCCAGCCCCCGGCACCGACGTCTCTGCCGGCGAGCAGCGGTCTGGACGACCTGGACCTCCTGGGGAAGACCCTCCTGCAGCAGTCCCTGCCCCCGGAGTCCCAACAAGTGCGGTG GGAGAAGCAGCAGCCAGCCCCCCGGCTCACACTCCGGGACCTACAGAATAAAAGCAACTGCAGCTCAACCAGCTCCAGTGCCGCCGGCCTCCTCCACGCGGCGTCCCCCGAGCCCCCTGGGCCTCCGCAGCAGCCCACGACGACCGAGCTGTCGCTGGCCAACATCACTGTGCCCCTGGAGTCCATCAAACCCA GCAGCATCTTGCCAGTGACGGTGTATGACCAGCATGGCTTCCGGGTCCTCTTCCACTTTGCCCGCGACCCGCTGCCCGGACGCTCGGacgtgctggtggtggtggtgtccaTGCTGAGCACCGCCCCCCAGCCCATTCGCAACATCGTTTTCCAGTCGGCTGTCCCCAAG GTCATGAGAGTAAAGCTGCAGCCGCCCTCAGGCACGGAGCTGCCGGCATTTAACCCCATCGTCCACCCCTCGGCTATCACCCAGGTCCTGCTTCTCGCCAACCCCCAGAAG GAGAAGGTTCGCCTCCGCTACAAGCTTCTCTTCACCATGGGCGACCAGACCTACAACGAGATGGGGGATGTGGACCAGTTCCCCCCACCTGAGACCTGGGGAAGCCTCTAG
- the SH3BP1 gene encoding SH3 domain-binding protein 1 isoform X1: protein MMKRQLHRMRQLAQTGSLGRTPETAEFLGEDLHQVEQRLEPAKRAAHNVHKRLQACLQGQSGADMDKRVKKLPLMALSTTMAESFKELDPDSSMGKALEMSCAIQNQLARILAEFEMTLERDVLQPLSRLSEEELPAILKHKKSLQKLVSDWNTLKSRLTQAAKNSGGGQGLGGGPGSYGHTATATKVETLKEEEEELKRKVEQCKDEYLADLYHFATKEDTYANHFIHLMEIQADYHRKSLSSLDTALAELRENHSQADPSPSMTAAPFFRVYGVSLGTHLQELGRDIALPIEACVMMLLSEGMKEEGLFRLAAGASVLKRLKQTMASDPRGLQEFCSDPHAVAGALKSYLRELPEPLMTFDLYDDWMRAASLKEPGARLEALQEVCSRLPQDNLSNLRYLMKFLARLAEEQEVNKMTPSNIAIVLGPNLLWPPEKEGDQAQLDAASVSSIQVVGVVEALIQNADTLFPGDVNFNVSGLFSAPVPQDKVSNRPAPEELPTVAVSTPAPAPAPAPASAAARERIESEAPPRPASPKVSRSPSEAATPGEDMARKTKRPAPARPTMPPPQVSSPRSSPPAPPPPPGSGSPVTPQALPRRLVGSSLRAPTVPPPLPPNPPQPARRQSRRSPASPSPASPGPASPSAVSLSMPVQVDLGVATEEGRAPEVVGRASTPPAIPPQPRPRSLASETD from the exons ATGATGAAGAGGCAGCTGCATCGCATGCGGCAGCTGGCCCAGACGGGCAGCTTGGGACG cacCCCGGAGACTGCCGAGTTCCTGGGGGAGGATCTGCACCAG GTGGAGCAGCGGTTGGAGCCAGCCAAGCGGGCGGCCCACAATGTCCACAAACGGCTGCAGGCCTGTCTGCAGGGCCAGAGCGGGGCAGACATGGACAAGCGGGTG AAGAAGCTCCCCCTCATGGCTCTGTCCACCACAATGGCCGAGAGCTTCAAGGAGCTGGACCCTGATTCCAGCATGGG GAAGGCCTTAGAGATGAGCTGTGCCATTCAGAACCAGCTGGCCCGCATTCTGGCCGAGTTTGAGATGACTCTGGAGAGGGATGTCCTGCAGCCGCTCAGCAGGCTGAGTGAG GAGGAGCTGCCGGCCATCCTCAAGCACAAGAAAAGCCTGCAGAAGCTGGTGTCTGACTGGAACACCCTGAAGAGCAG GCTCACTCAGGCAGCCAAGAACTCGGGCGGCGGTCAGGGCCTGGGCGGTGGCCCCGGCAGTTACGGCCACACGGCCACCGCCACCAAAGTGGAGAcgctgaaggaggaggaggaggaactgAAGAGGAAGGTGGAACAGTGCAAG GACGAGTACTTGGCCGACCTTTACCACTTCGCCACCAAGGAGGACACATATGCCAACCACTTCATCCAC CTCATGGAGATCCAAGCTGATTACCATCGCAAGTCTCTGAGCTCACTGGACACGGCCCTGGCTGAGCTGAGGGAGAACCACAGCCAAGCAG ACCCCTCCCCCTCGATGACGGCCGCCCCCTTCTTCAGGGTGTATGGGGTGTCACTGGGAACCCATTTGCAAGAGCTGGGCCGGGACATCGCCCTGCCCATCGAGGCCTGCGTCATGATGCTGCTTTCTGAGGGCATGAAGGAAGAG GGCCTCTTCCGCCTGGCCGCTGGGGCCTCGGTGCTGAAACGTCTCAAGCAGACCATGGCCTCGGACCCGCGCGGCCTGCAGGAGTTCTGCTCCGACCCCCACGCCGTGGCAG GTGCCCTCAAGTCCTATCTGCGGGAGCTGCCAGAGCCCTTGATGACCTTTGACCTCTATGACGATTGGATGAGGGCAGCCAG TCTGAAGGAGCCAGGAGCCCGGCTGGAGGCCCTCCAGGAAGTGTGCAGCCGCCTCCCCCAGGACAACCTCAGCAACCTCAG GTACCTGATGAAGTTCCTGGCACGGCTGGCCGAGGAGCAGGAGGTGAATAAAATGACGCCCAGCAACATTGCCATCGTCCTGGGGCCCAACCTGCTGTGGCCTCCCGAGAAAGAAGG GGACCAGGCCCAGCTGGACgcagcctcagtgtcctccaTCCAGGTGGTGGGCGTGGTCGAGGCTCTGATACAGAACGCGGACACCCTCTTCCCGGGAG ACGTCAACTTCAACGTGTCAGGCCTGTTCTCAGCCCCTGTCCCCCAGGACAAGGTCAGCAACAGGCCAGCTCCTGAGGAGCTTCCAACGGTCGCTGTGTCCACACccgctccagccccagcccctgccccggcCTCAGCGGCTGCCAGGGAAAG GATAGAGTCCGAGGCGCCCCCCAGACCAGCCTCTCCCAAGGTCAGTAGGAGCCCCTCGGAGGCAGCCACTCCAGGGGAGGACATGGCTCGAAAGA CTAAGCGCCCAGCGCCAGCCCGGCCCACCATGCCGCCCCCCCAGGTCTCCAGCCCGcgctcctcccctccagccccacccccgccccctggcTCTGGCAGCCCCGTgaccccccaggccctgccccgcCGTCTGGTCGGCAGCAGCCTCCGGGCCCCCACGGTGCCACCCCCcttgccccccaaccccccgcagCCCGCCCGACGCCAGAGCCGGCGTTCGCCAGCCTCCCCCAGCCCGGCCTCCCCGGGGCCGGCCTCCCCTAGCGCAGTGTCTCTGAGCATGCCTGTGCAGGTGGACCTAGGGGTGGCCACAGAGGAGGGACGGGCCCCTGAGGTTGTAGGCAGGGCCTCCACTCCCCCCGCCATCCCCCCTCAACCCCGGCCCAGGAGCCTTGCCTCAGAGACCGACTGA
- the SH3BP1 gene encoding SH3 domain-binding protein 1 isoform X2, whose amino-acid sequence MMKRQLHRMRQLAQTGSLGRTPETAEFLGEDLHQVEQRLEPAKRAAHNVHKRLQACLQGQSGADMDKRVKKLPLMALSTTMAESFKELDPDSSMGKALEMSCAIQNQLARILAEFEMTLERDVLQPLSRLSEEELPAILKHKKSLQKLVSDWNTLKSRLTQAAKNSGGGQGLGGGPGSYGHTATATKVETLKEEEEELKRKVEQCKDEYLADLYHFATKEDTYANHFIHLMEIQADYHRKSLSSLDTALAELRENHSQADPSPSMTAAPFFRVYGVSLGTHLQELGRDIALPIEACVMMLLSEGMKEEGLFRLAAGASVLKRLKQTMASDPRGLQEFCSDPHAVAGALKSYLRELPEPLMTFDLYDDWMRAASLKEPGARLEALQEVCSRLPQDNLSNLRYLMKFLARLAEEQEVNKMTPSNIAIVLGPNLLWPPEKEGDQAQLDAASVSSIQVVGVVEALIQNADTLFPGDVNFNVSGLFSAPVPQDKVSNRPAPEELPTVAVSTPAPAPAPAPASAAARERIESEAPPRPASPKVSRSPSEAATPGEDMARKTLWQGPRGAAGRKEGPACPYRTLICLLPTYFFVRLVNKLFWTKPEQLPK is encoded by the exons ATGATGAAGAGGCAGCTGCATCGCATGCGGCAGCTGGCCCAGACGGGCAGCTTGGGACG cacCCCGGAGACTGCCGAGTTCCTGGGGGAGGATCTGCACCAG GTGGAGCAGCGGTTGGAGCCAGCCAAGCGGGCGGCCCACAATGTCCACAAACGGCTGCAGGCCTGTCTGCAGGGCCAGAGCGGGGCAGACATGGACAAGCGGGTG AAGAAGCTCCCCCTCATGGCTCTGTCCACCACAATGGCCGAGAGCTTCAAGGAGCTGGACCCTGATTCCAGCATGGG GAAGGCCTTAGAGATGAGCTGTGCCATTCAGAACCAGCTGGCCCGCATTCTGGCCGAGTTTGAGATGACTCTGGAGAGGGATGTCCTGCAGCCGCTCAGCAGGCTGAGTGAG GAGGAGCTGCCGGCCATCCTCAAGCACAAGAAAAGCCTGCAGAAGCTGGTGTCTGACTGGAACACCCTGAAGAGCAG GCTCACTCAGGCAGCCAAGAACTCGGGCGGCGGTCAGGGCCTGGGCGGTGGCCCCGGCAGTTACGGCCACACGGCCACCGCCACCAAAGTGGAGAcgctgaaggaggaggaggaggaactgAAGAGGAAGGTGGAACAGTGCAAG GACGAGTACTTGGCCGACCTTTACCACTTCGCCACCAAGGAGGACACATATGCCAACCACTTCATCCAC CTCATGGAGATCCAAGCTGATTACCATCGCAAGTCTCTGAGCTCACTGGACACGGCCCTGGCTGAGCTGAGGGAGAACCACAGCCAAGCAG ACCCCTCCCCCTCGATGACGGCCGCCCCCTTCTTCAGGGTGTATGGGGTGTCACTGGGAACCCATTTGCAAGAGCTGGGCCGGGACATCGCCCTGCCCATCGAGGCCTGCGTCATGATGCTGCTTTCTGAGGGCATGAAGGAAGAG GGCCTCTTCCGCCTGGCCGCTGGGGCCTCGGTGCTGAAACGTCTCAAGCAGACCATGGCCTCGGACCCGCGCGGCCTGCAGGAGTTCTGCTCCGACCCCCACGCCGTGGCAG GTGCCCTCAAGTCCTATCTGCGGGAGCTGCCAGAGCCCTTGATGACCTTTGACCTCTATGACGATTGGATGAGGGCAGCCAG TCTGAAGGAGCCAGGAGCCCGGCTGGAGGCCCTCCAGGAAGTGTGCAGCCGCCTCCCCCAGGACAACCTCAGCAACCTCAG GTACCTGATGAAGTTCCTGGCACGGCTGGCCGAGGAGCAGGAGGTGAATAAAATGACGCCCAGCAACATTGCCATCGTCCTGGGGCCCAACCTGCTGTGGCCTCCCGAGAAAGAAGG GGACCAGGCCCAGCTGGACgcagcctcagtgtcctccaTCCAGGTGGTGGGCGTGGTCGAGGCTCTGATACAGAACGCGGACACCCTCTTCCCGGGAG ACGTCAACTTCAACGTGTCAGGCCTGTTCTCAGCCCCTGTCCCCCAGGACAAGGTCAGCAACAGGCCAGCTCCTGAGGAGCTTCCAACGGTCGCTGTGTCCACACccgctccagccccagcccctgccccggcCTCAGCGGCTGCCAGGGAAAG GATAGAGTCCGAGGCGCCCCCCAGACCAGCCTCTCCCAAGGTCAGTAGGAGCCCCTCGGAGGCAGCCACTCCAGGGGAGGACATGGCTCGAAAGA CTCTCTGGCAGGGTCCCAGGGGAGCCGCCGGAAGGAAGGAGGGGCCTGCCTGCCCCTACAGGACTCTTATTTGTCTCTTGCCAACGTATTTTTTTGTAAGGCtggtaaataaattattttggacAAAACCGGAGCAGCTGCCCAAATGA
- the SH3BP1 gene encoding SH3 domain-binding protein 1 isoform X3, whose amino-acid sequence MMKRQLHRMRQLAQTGSLGRTPETAEFLGEDLHQVEQRLEPAKRAAHNVHKRLQACLQGQSGADMDKRVKKLPLMALSTTMAESFKELDPDSSMGKALEMSCAIQNQLARILAEFEMTLERDVLQPLSRLSEEELPAILKHKKSLQKLVSDWNTLKSRLTQAAKNSGGGQGLGGGPGSYGHTATATKVETLKEEEEELKRKVEQCKDEYLADLYHFATKEDTYANHFIHLMEIQADYHRKSLSSLDTALAELRENHSQADPSPSMTAAPFFRVYGVSLGTHLQELGRDIALPIEACVMMLLSEGMKEEGLFRLAAGASVLKRLKQTMASDPRGLQEFCSDPHAVAGALKSYLRELPEPLMTFDLYDDWMRAASLKEPGARLEALQEVCSRLPQDNLSNLRYLMKFLARLAEEQEVNKMTPSNIAIVLGPNLLWPPEKEGDQAQLDAASVSSIQVVGVVEALIQNADTLFPGDVNFNVSGLFSAPVPQDKVSNRPAPEELPTVAVSTPAPAPAPAPASAAARERIESEAPPRPASPKVSRSPSEAATPGEDMARKRSQGSRRKEGGACLPLQDSYLSLANVFFCKAGK is encoded by the exons ATGATGAAGAGGCAGCTGCATCGCATGCGGCAGCTGGCCCAGACGGGCAGCTTGGGACG cacCCCGGAGACTGCCGAGTTCCTGGGGGAGGATCTGCACCAG GTGGAGCAGCGGTTGGAGCCAGCCAAGCGGGCGGCCCACAATGTCCACAAACGGCTGCAGGCCTGTCTGCAGGGCCAGAGCGGGGCAGACATGGACAAGCGGGTG AAGAAGCTCCCCCTCATGGCTCTGTCCACCACAATGGCCGAGAGCTTCAAGGAGCTGGACCCTGATTCCAGCATGGG GAAGGCCTTAGAGATGAGCTGTGCCATTCAGAACCAGCTGGCCCGCATTCTGGCCGAGTTTGAGATGACTCTGGAGAGGGATGTCCTGCAGCCGCTCAGCAGGCTGAGTGAG GAGGAGCTGCCGGCCATCCTCAAGCACAAGAAAAGCCTGCAGAAGCTGGTGTCTGACTGGAACACCCTGAAGAGCAG GCTCACTCAGGCAGCCAAGAACTCGGGCGGCGGTCAGGGCCTGGGCGGTGGCCCCGGCAGTTACGGCCACACGGCCACCGCCACCAAAGTGGAGAcgctgaaggaggaggaggaggaactgAAGAGGAAGGTGGAACAGTGCAAG GACGAGTACTTGGCCGACCTTTACCACTTCGCCACCAAGGAGGACACATATGCCAACCACTTCATCCAC CTCATGGAGATCCAAGCTGATTACCATCGCAAGTCTCTGAGCTCACTGGACACGGCCCTGGCTGAGCTGAGGGAGAACCACAGCCAAGCAG ACCCCTCCCCCTCGATGACGGCCGCCCCCTTCTTCAGGGTGTATGGGGTGTCACTGGGAACCCATTTGCAAGAGCTGGGCCGGGACATCGCCCTGCCCATCGAGGCCTGCGTCATGATGCTGCTTTCTGAGGGCATGAAGGAAGAG GGCCTCTTCCGCCTGGCCGCTGGGGCCTCGGTGCTGAAACGTCTCAAGCAGACCATGGCCTCGGACCCGCGCGGCCTGCAGGAGTTCTGCTCCGACCCCCACGCCGTGGCAG GTGCCCTCAAGTCCTATCTGCGGGAGCTGCCAGAGCCCTTGATGACCTTTGACCTCTATGACGATTGGATGAGGGCAGCCAG TCTGAAGGAGCCAGGAGCCCGGCTGGAGGCCCTCCAGGAAGTGTGCAGCCGCCTCCCCCAGGACAACCTCAGCAACCTCAG GTACCTGATGAAGTTCCTGGCACGGCTGGCCGAGGAGCAGGAGGTGAATAAAATGACGCCCAGCAACATTGCCATCGTCCTGGGGCCCAACCTGCTGTGGCCTCCCGAGAAAGAAGG GGACCAGGCCCAGCTGGACgcagcctcagtgtcctccaTCCAGGTGGTGGGCGTGGTCGAGGCTCTGATACAGAACGCGGACACCCTCTTCCCGGGAG ACGTCAACTTCAACGTGTCAGGCCTGTTCTCAGCCCCTGTCCCCCAGGACAAGGTCAGCAACAGGCCAGCTCCTGAGGAGCTTCCAACGGTCGCTGTGTCCACACccgctccagccccagcccctgccccggcCTCAGCGGCTGCCAGGGAAAG GATAGAGTCCGAGGCGCCCCCCAGACCAGCCTCTCCCAAGGTCAGTAGGAGCCCCTCGGAGGCAGCCACTCCAGGGGAGGACATGGCTCGAAAGA GGTCCCAGGGGAGCCGCCGGAAGGAAGGAGGGGCCTGCCTGCCCCTACAGGACTCTTATTTGTCTCTTGCCAACGTATTTTTTTGTAAGGCtggtaaataa